The nucleotide window TGGGATTTCTTCTGCGCACGCAGGTCGGCGAGTTCGCGCACCCGGCGCATGTTGCGCTTGCGCCGGGCCGTGACGCCGTAGGTCATCCAGTGCTCCTCGCGCTTGATCTTCTGCGCGAGTTTCTGCTGGTCCCGTTCCTCCTGCTCGAACACCTCGTCGCGCCAGGCCTCGAAATGGGCGAAGCCCTTGTCGAGCCGCCGGGCAACGCCCCGGTCGATCCACACGGTGGCGCGGGTGAGATCGGCGAGGAACCGTCGGTCGTGGCTGATCAGGACGATGGCCGAGCGCATCGAGGCGAGTTCGCTCTCCAGCCATTCGATGGCCGGAAGGTCCAGATGGTTGGTCGGCTCGTCGAGGAGCAGGATGTCAGGCTCCGGCGCCAGCGTGCGGGCGAGCGCCGCCCGGCGCTTTTCGCCGCCCGACAGCCGTCCCGGCTCCTCGCGGCCCGTCAGGCCCAGCACATCCAGCAGGTACTGCGCCCGGTACGGGTCGTCGCCCGGCGCCAGCCCGCCGCTCGCATAGTCGAGCACGGTTGCATAAGCGGAAAGGTCCGGCTCCTGCGGCAGGTAGCGGATGGTCCGTCCCGGCTGCACGAAGCGCTCGCCGCTGTCGGCCTCCACAAGCCCTGCGGCGATCTTCAGCAGCGTCGACTTGCCCGAGCCGTTGCGCCCGACCAGGCCGATGCGCTCGCCTTCGCCGACCTGCAATTCGGCCGAGGTCAGGAGCGGCGTGCCGCCGAAGGTCAGGGCGATGTCGCGAAGGTGGAGAAGGGGAGGGGCCATGTGTGTCCGGATCGGGGTTGTATCGGGAATGTCGGTGCGGGCGCGCGCCGGCAGCCTGCGGCCGCGCTGCCTGTTTGCCTGCGCGGCTCGGCACCGTCCTAGGACGGAAGCCCGTCTCAGTCCAGAGCCTTCACCCGGGTCAGCAGCGCGCGGGTCATCGCCATCAGCTTGCGCATCTCCTCGCGCGCCCGCTCCGGCTCGCGCGCCTCGACCGCATCCAGCACCTTGGCGTGCTGGCCGAGCGCGATCGGGTCGCTGACGCCCGGATCGGAGCTGATGCGGATCGAGGCCCTCAGCGCGTTCTCGATGCAGGCGCCGAGGCCCGACAGCAGCGCATTGCCGCCGGCCGCCAGCAGCAGCCGGTGGAAGCGCACGTCCGCGTCCTGGGTCGCCGGCGTGCGGTTGCCGTCGGCGATGCCCATGGCATCCAGCGCCTCGCGCAGCGCGGCGATGGTCTGCGCATCCGCGTTCTGGGCGGCAAGGGCGGCGGCCTCCGGCTCCACCATTTCGCGGATGGCGACCAGCTCGGCCAGCAACTGGCCCTGCGGCACCACCTTCTGCCGCCAGGTCAGCATCTGGTCGTCGAGGAAGTTCCAGTTCACCTCCGGCCGCACGCTGGTGCCGTGCTTGGGCCGCGAGGTGATCAGTCCCTTGCCGACGAGGATCTGCAACGCTTCGCGCAGGCAGGTTCGGCTGACGCCGAGGCTGCCCAGCAGTTCGGCCTCCGTCGGCAGCGTCGTACCCGGCTGGTAGGTGCCGTCGAGAATGCGCAGGGCAAGCGTCTCCGCCACTGCCGACTTGAGATTGCCGCGCATCGGCTGGGATGCGGCCGGCAGGCTGGTCTGGTCTTTCTGCATTGTCCCGGTCAGGCTGGAGCTTCGCCGCCTATGCCTTCCGCTATTGCACCGCGCAAATCAAGCAAAAGCGCCGAATTCTTGCGCGGCCTGCCGTCGCGAGGTGCGATCACGCGACATTTATCGAATCTTCGCGATGCGTTGCGCGCCTGCACTCGCGAAAGGTCTCATGATCGGATATTCAGGAAGGAGCTTCGCGGGGGCAGGGCGAGGCACTATCGGGAGCTTGGATCGAACGGCATGGACGCTGATACCAAAGACATTCGCCAGATTGCGGACCGGATCGCGGACCGGAGCGGGGAGCCGCTGCGGCTCAGCCGGCGCGCGCTCATCATCGGCGCCCCGCTGGTGCTGGCCGCCTGCCAGAGTTCGGGCATCGCCACGACAGGTGCCGCCGTCGCGCCGGCGGTCGCCAAGGGCCCGCCGCTGCCGGGCGAGGATTTCGACTACGCCAAGGCCTATGCGGCGGTGACCGACTACGATTTCAAGGTGCCCGCGCTCGCCTACAAGAAGTTCGACCGCAAGTACTGGCGCCAGGTCGTCGACTACGACAGCCGCCATCCGGCCGGCACCATCGTCGTCGACCCCTATGGCAAGTTCCTCTACTGGACGCTGCCGGGCGGCAAGGCGCTGCGCTACGGCATCGGCGTCGGCAAGGCGGGCTTTGCCTGGTCGGGCGACGCCAAGGTCCGCGTCAAGCGGGTGTGGCCGCTCTGGCGCCCTCCGCGGGAGATGATCGCCCGCAACCCGCATCTCGAAAAGTACTGGAAGGACGGCTATCCGCGCGGTCCGCAGAACCCGCTCGGCGCGCGCGCCCTCGACCTGTGGCAGGGCAGCGTCGACACGCTTTACCGCATCCACGGCACCAAGGAGCCGGGAAGCATCGGCCGCAGCGTGTCGTCGGGCTGCATCCGCATGTGGAACCAGGACATCATGGACCTGTTCGAGCGGGTGCCGACCCACACCAAGGTGGTGGTGCTCGGCAAGCCGTCCGCAAGCTCCTGATCGGCGCTTCGAGGGTGAGCCGGCGGCATGTCCGCCGGCGCGTCACCCCTTGAGCCGTCGTGCCTGTGCCGTATCCGCCCGGGCGAGCGAGGCGACGAAGTCGTTGAACCGCTCGCCCTGGATCAGGATATGCGAGCGTAGCGCGCCTTCGGCCTTGCGGTCGTCTCCCGCGATGATCGCATCGACGATCGCCTGGTGCTCGCTCAGCGAATTTCCCACACGATTGCGCACTCTCAGCTGAAGCCGGCGATACGGCTTCAGGCGGTTCTGCAGCGCCCGTGCCTGATCGGCGAGGAAGCCGTTGCCGCTGCCGCGATAGATCGTGTCGTGGAACGTCTCGTTGGCGTAGAAATAGGCGTCCGGCTCGCCCGCATCGGCCGCCGCCGTGCAGGCGTCGTGCGCCGCCAGCAGGTCCGCGTGCTCGCCCGTCGTCATCCGCCGGCAGGCGAGCCTTGCGCACATCGCCTCCAGCTCCGCCATCACCTCGAACATCTCGATCAGCCGCGAGACGCCGATCTCCTGCACGAAGGCGCCGCGCCGGGGGCGGATCTCCACCAGTCCGGAAGCCGACAGCTCGATCAATGCTTCGCGGATCGGCGTGCGCGAAACGTTGAAGCGCTTGGCCAGCGACACCTCGTCGAGCCGCGTTCCGGGGGCGAAAACGCCGGTCGCAATGTCGTATTCCAGCGCTTCGCGCAGGATCTGTGCGGTGCGCAGGGTGGGTCTTTGGGTGTTCGACGATGCATCCATCCTGCCATTTTATGCGAGCGCCGAATTCTTGTATACAAAAACCGTTGACTTGAATGCATGACCCGTGGTCCCCTTCGGGCGAGGCGGGCTGCTCCTGGGAAGAGGGGGGCGGCTACCGTCCACACATGCAAGCCGGAGGCCGCGAAGACGGCCGGCCGGCACTGGGAGGAAACCAATGTTCAAGTCATTCACCAGGGCCGCTCTCGGCCTGACCACCGCCCTTGCCCTGGCCGTTCCGGCCGCCCATGCCGCCGACGTGGTGCTCAAGGCCTCGCACCAGTGGCCGGGCGGCAAGGGCGACGTGCGCGACGAGATGGTCCAGATCCTGGCCCGCGAGGTCGCCAAGGCCAATGTCGGCGTCGAGATCAAGGTCTATCCCGGCCAGTCGCTGTTCAAGGCGAACGAGCAGTGGGGTGCCATGACCAAGGGCCAGCTCGACATCTCCGCCTTCCCGCTGGACTACGCCTCGGGCCGTCATCCGCAGTTCTCGGCGACCCTGATGCCGGGCCTGGTGCGCAACCATGACCGCGCCACCCGCCTCAACACCTCGCCCTTCATGGACGACATCAAGAAGATCGTGAACGATGCCGGCGTCGTCGTCATCGCCGATGCGTGGCTCGCCGGCGGCTTCGCCTCCAAGAAGCAGTGCATCACATCGCCGGAGACGATGCAGGGTCAGGTGACCCGCGCGGCCGGCCCGGCCTTCGAGCAGATGCTGGTGGGAGCGGGCGCCTCGATTTCCTCGATGCCGTCCTCGGAAATCTATACCGGCCTGCAGACCGGCGTGCTCGACGCGGCCAACACCTCGTCCGGTTCGTTCGTGTCCTACCGCCTCTACGAGCAGACCACCTGCCTGACCGCGCCGGGCGCAAATGCGCTGTGGTTCATGTACGAGCCGATCCTCATGTCCAAGCGCAGCTGGGACAAGATGTCCAAGGAGCAGCAGGACGCGCTGATGGCCGCCGGCAAGGTCGCGCAGGATTACTTCGCGGCGGAGGCCAAGGGTCTCGACGACAAGATGATCAAGGCGTTCAAGGATGCCGGCGTCGAGGTCGTGGAGATGTCGCCGGAGGACTACGACGCCTGGCTCGCCATCGCCAAGGAGACCTCCTACAAGAACTTCTCCGAGAACGTTCCGGGCGGCGAGGAGCTGATCGCCAAGGCCCTGGCGGTCGACTGACCGCCTGACGCCGGCGGCGGCGCGCCGCCGGCAGTCGCCCTGCGCGGGGCCGGCCCGGCCGGTCCCGCACCTTCCAACACCTGCGCTTGCCGATGCCGCCGGCCGTCCTGCCGGCCGGGGAGGGGCTTTGTCCCTGCAAGCGCCGATGCAACCGGAACCCTAAGGCGATGTCCTTCTACATAACCGCGGTCTCGGCCGTCTCGCGCTTCTTCGGACTGATCGCGATGGTGCTGACGGGAAGCGCCGCGCTGGTCGTCACGCATATGGTGATCGTGCGCTATTTCCTCGGCGGCTCGACCGTCTGGCAGACCGAATACGTCGTCTATGCGCTCGTCGCCGCCACCTTCCTCGGCTCGCCTTACGTGCTGCTCAACAAGGGCCACGTGAATGTCGACCTGCTGCAGCTGCGCGCCGCTCCTGCCGGCCGCCGGATCCTGCAGACCCTGTCGGCGCTGGCCGGCATCACCTTCTGCGCCCTGCTGGCCTGGTCGGGCTGGGTCTATTTCCACGAGGCCTGGTCCTTCGGCTGGCGCACCAGCACCGTGTGGGCCATCCCGCTGTGGATCCCCTTGCTGCCGCTGCCGCTCGGCGTCGGCCTGATGGTCCTGCAATACATCGCCGAAATCATCAAGATTCAGGGAGGCGCGCAATGACGCCCATGCTCTGGGGCGCCGGCGTGCTCGTCGGGCTGCTCGCGCTTCTCGCGGTCGGAACGCCGATCGCCTTCGCCCTCGGTCTCGTGTCGATCCTGGCGCTGATCCTTGCCGACGGCTGGGGCAGCGTGTCGATCCTCGGCGAGACCTTCTTCGGCGGCCTCGCCTCCTTCGGCCTGGTGTCGATCCCCATGTTCATCCTGATGGGCGCGGCCGTTGCCTCCTCGCCCGCCGGCAAGGACCTCTACGAGGCGCTCGACCGCTGGCTCAACCGGGTGCCCGGCGGCCTCGTCCTGTCCAATCTCGGCGCCTGCTCGATCTTCGCCGCCCTGTCGGGCTCGTCCCCGGCCACCTGCGCCGCCATCGGCAAGATGGGCATCCCGGAGATGACCAAGCGCGGCTATCCGAACGAGATCGCGGCCGGCTCGATCGCCGCCGGCGGCACGCTCGGCATCCTCATTCCGCCGTCGGTCACCATGATCGTCTACGGCATCGCCACCGAGACCTCGATCGGCCGGCTGTTCCTCGCCGGTCTCGTGCCGGGCTTCATGCTCACGGTCCTGTTCATGGCCTGGACCATCTACGACTGCCGCCGTCGCGGCATCGGCCTCGACATGCTGGGCCGCCGCTTCTCGTTCCGCGAACGCATCGAGGTGCTGCCGCGCGTCCTGCCGTTCCTCGGCATCATCGCGGCGATCCTCTACGTGCTCTATGGCGGCGTCGCCACCCCGTCGGAGGCCGCCGGCGTCGGCGCGCTGTTCTGCCTCATCTTCGTGGCCGTGATCTACCGGCTGTGGAAGCTGTCGCTCTACAGCTCGCTGTTCCGCGACACGCTGAAGGAAAGCGTCATGATCATGATGATCATCGGCGCCTCGGAGCTGTTCTCCTTCGCCCTCTCCTCGCTCTTCATCACCCAGACCATCGCAGAGTGGATCTCCCTGCTCGACGTCAACAAGTGGGTGCTGATGGCGATCATCAACGCCTTCCTGTTGTTCGCCGGCTTCTTCCTGCCGCCGGTGGCGGTGATCCTGATGACGGCGCCGATCCTGCTGCCGATCATCATCCAGGCGGGCTTCGATCCCTACTGGTTCGCGGTCATCCTCACCATCAACATGGAAATCGGTCTGATCACCCCGCCGGTCGGCCTGAACCTCTATGTCATCAACGGCATCGCGCCCAATATCACCCTCGGCGAGATCCTGCGCGGATCGCTCCCCTATGTCGGGTGCATGGTTGTGGGTATCGTGTTGCTGTGCCTGATGCCGGAGATCGCGCTCTGGCTGCCTAACCTCCTGATGGGACCCGCCCTATGAGCAGCAGCAGCTTCTTCAACGACCTTCTCGCCTCCATCGCCGAGCAGGGCCGCCACTTCCTCGACCTTAGGCGGGACCGTCCGCCGAGCGGCCGGGCGCTGGGCGATCTTTGCGAGGCGCTGCTGTCGGGGCGGGGCGAGGCCTCCGGCGTCGCCCTCGCGCGCGACGTGCTGGCGAGCTATGTCGCCCTGCCGCCGGAGGGGCGGGCCGAGTTCTTCGACGAGCTCGCCGCCCGCTTCGGCCCGGACCGCGACAAGGTCGAGGAAGCTGCCCGCTCTGTGCTCGAGGATCCATTGGACGAGGCGCGCCTGCGCCGGCTCCACGCGGTCTCCGAGCCGCGCCGCCAGGAGCTGATCCGCCGGCTCAACCTGGCGCCGGGGGGCACCTCGGCGCTGGTCGGCATGCGGCGGGAGCTGCTGGCGGGCCTGCGCGAGCATCCCCGCTGGACCGATGTCGACCGGGATTTCGAGCATCTGTTCTCGTCCTGGTTCAACCGCGGCTTCCTGGTCATGCGCCGGATCGACTGGTCGACCCCGGCGGTGATCCTGGAGCGCATCATCCGCTACGAGGCGGTGCACGAGATCCGCGACTGGGACGACCTGCGCCGGCGCATCGACGTGCCCGACCGGCGGCTCTATGCCTTCTTCCATCCCGCGCTGGTCGACGATCCGCTGATCTTCGTCGAGGTGGCGCTGACCAAGGCGATCCCGGACGCGATCCCGCCGATCCTCGCCGAGCAGCGCACGGGCATCGACGGGATCGAGGCCAACACGGCGGTCTTCTACTCCATCTCCAACTGCCAGGAGGGCCTGCGCGGCATCTCCTTCGGCAACTTCCTGATCAAGCAGGTGGTGGAGGAACTGCGCCGCGACCTGCCGAATCTCAAGACCTTCGTCACCCTGTCGCCGGTGCCGGGCCTGCGCACCTGGCTCGGCAAGGCGCTGGCGGAGGAGGGTCACCCGGCGCTCTCCGTGCTGACGCCGGAGCTGCGCGAGCTCTTGGCGAATGGCGGCGGCGAGGCGCAGCTGCCGGAGGAGGCGCGCGAGCCCTTGCGGGCTCTTTGCGCGCATTATCTGGCGCGCGAGAAGCGCGGCGGCCGCAAGCCGCTCGACCCCGTCGCCCGCTTCCATTTGGGCAACGGCGCCCGGCTGGAGCGCATCAACTGGAATGCCGATCCCTCGCGCAACGGCATGCGCCAGTCCTTCGGCCTGATGGTCAACTATCTTTACGATCTCGGCGATATCGAGAAAAACCACGAGGCCTTCGAGGCCCAGGGCACGGTCGCTGCCGCCAGCTCCGTCACCCGCCTGCTGAAATCCGTCCCCGAACTCAGGACACAGACACCGGACCCCGTCGCATGACGCAAGAAAACCATCTCTTCTCCCGTATCCGCGCCGCCATTCGCAACGAGCAGGCGCCCTTCATCGAAAAGCCCTCGGGAGAGGTCATCACCTATGGCGGGCTGCTCGCCCGCTCCGCCGCCTATGCCAACGCGCTCGTCTCCCTCGGCGTCAAGCCGGGCGACCGCGTCGCCGTGCAGGTGGAAAAGTCGGCCGATGCCCTGATGCTCTATCTCGGCACCGTGCGCGCCGGCGCCGTGTTCCTGCCGCTCAACACCGCCTACACCCCGGCGGAGATCGACTATTTCGTCGGCGACGCCGCCCCGGCGCTGCTGGTCTGCGATCCCGCCCGCAAGGACGCGCTCGCCCCCATCGCTGAGAAGGTCGGTGCGCGGGTCGAAACGCTGGACCCCGAAGGGCGCGGCAGCCTCCGCGATGCGGCGGATGCGGCGGCCACCGACTTCGACGACGTCGCCCGCGGCGCCGACGATCTGGCGGCGATCCTCTACACCTCCGGCACCACCGGGCGCTCCAAGGGCGCGATGCTCAGCCACGAGAACCTGACCTCCAACGCCTCGGTCCTCGTCGACTACTGGCACTACACGTCGAACGACGTGCTGCTGCACGCCCTGCCGATCTTCCACACCCACGGGCTGTTCGTCGCCACCAATGTGACGCTGCTGGCCGGCGGGTCCATGCTGTTCCTGCCGAAATTCGATCTCGACGAGATCCTGCGCCTGATGCCGCGCGCCACCACCATGATGGGCGTGCCGACCTTCTACGCGCGCCTGCTCGGCACCGACCGCTTCACCCGCGAGCTCGCCGCCCACATGCGTCTGTTCGTCTCCGGTTCGGCGCCGCTCTCGGCCGAGGTGCACAAGGCCTTCAGCGCCCGCACCGGCCACGCCATTCTCGAGCGCTACGGCATGACCGAGACTAACATGAACACCTCAAACCCCTATGACGGCGACCGCCGTCCGGGCACGGTCGGCTTCCCGCTGCCGGGCGTGGAGCTGCGCATCGCCGATCCGGACAGCGGCAAGGTACTGGCCCAGGGCGAGGTCGGCGTCATCGAGGTCAAGGGCCCGAACGTCTTCAAGGGCTACTGGCAGATGCCGGAAAAGACCGCGTCGGAGTTCCGCGAGGGCGGCTTCTTCATCACCGGCGACATGGGCCTTGTCGACGAGCGCGGGTACGTCTCCATCGTCGGCCGCGCCAAGGACCTGATCATCTCCGGCGGCTTCAACGTCTATCCGGCCGAGGTCGAGGCGGCGATCGACGAGATCGAGGGCGTGGCGGAGAGCGCGGTGATCGGCGTGCCGCATGCAGATTTCGGCGAGGGCGTCGTCGCCGTCGTTGCCGCGCACAAGGGCGTCTCGCTCGATCCGGACGCGGTGGTCGCCCCGCTCGCCGAGCGTCTGGCCCGCTTCAAGCAGCCGAAGAAGGTCTACGTGCTGCCCGAGTTGCCGCGCAACACCATGGGCAAGATCCAGAAGAACGTTTTGCGCGACATGTACAAGGACACGTTCGCCTGACGAGCCTGGTCGAACTTTGACAAGAAAAGGCCGGCGGTGCGTCTCGCGCCGCCGGCCTTTTGCGTCTCGTCAGAACAGGTTCTCGACGGTGGTCAGGCCCAGCACAAGCCAGTCCTGCATGCCGCCGCGATAGTAGTGGATCTTCTCCGCCGGGAAGCCCTCGCGCACCATGGCGCGGATCGCCTGCGGGCTCTGGCCGCAGGCCGGGCCGTTGCAGAAGGCGAAGACCTCGAGCGCGCCGCTGCAGTCCCACTTGCCCTGCTCGCCGGTGCAGCCCAGCTCGTCGAGCCGCATCGACACTTCGGTGTAGGGAATGTGGATCGAGCCGGGGATCGTCGACTTCACGCGCCATTCCATCGTGCGCATGTCGACGACGCGGGCCTTCTCGTCCTGCAGCGCGGCCAGCACTTCCAGCTCGCCGGCCGGCTGCACGCCGGGCACCGGGATCATCGGCTGCAGCACGCCGCCGATCAGCTGGGTCTCGTTCATCGTTCGGGTGATCTCGACCGGCCCGTCTTCGGTCTGGATGGTGACGGACGTGCTGTCCGGACCGAGATTGAGGGCCTCTTCCGCATGCAGCGGAAGCGTCGAGACGGCAAGGCCCGTCGCCACGAGGGCGGTCAGAAGACGCATCGGATTTCCTCCCGGTTGGGCTCTGTCGTGCAGCCCTGTTACACATTCATGATTTCGAATGCGTGACCTTTGCGCAAGCCGGAAATGTCGGGGCCTGGCGTTTTGCGGAAAGATTTCGAAAAAAGGCCGAAAAAGAAGGCGCCCGACGGGTATCGGGCGCCCTCTCTGGCGTTACGTCGTCTTGCCGCGCATCACGCGGATGCCGGCATGCTCGCAGTCGGACCGCCTGGTCTTGCCGAGGAGTTGGGCGAGATTGGACTCTGCCCCCTTTTACTTGCCAGGGCGCTTGTGCGCGGTGCAGCAGGCGGCGTCTTCCGCGCGGGCGCGCTCCTGCCGGGGCCGCTCGATGGTGCTGAGTTCCGTGTCGAGTGCTTCCGACAGGGCGTCGAGTGCTGCCAGCACCTCGTGGCTCGCCTTGTCGAGATCGGCGAGGCGCGCGGTGGTGGCATCGCCATCGCCGGCCGCGTGGGCGGTTAGCGCTGCCTTGGCTGCGGCATGCACGCGCTGGTGCGGGGCCTGCAACGCCGTATAGGCCGGATGTGCGCGGAGATTTTCATTGTCGATCGCGTCGTACCAGCGCCCCAGGCGGCAGCCGTGGTGGTCGGGCACGGCATCGGCGCTCCACTCGTCGCGGCCGATGATGGTGTCCACCACCTTCTTCTTGAACAGGACGTGGTCGATCTTCGCCATCTCGCACAGCGAGCGATGCGAGGTCGCGTTGAACCAGGTCTGCGCATTGTTGGAGAAGCGGTCGTTGCTGGCCTGCAACGTCGCGCTCATCGTGACCAACTGGCGGTCGTTTTCGGCGGCCAGGTCGGCAACGCCGGTGATGCTGACCGCGATCTCCTGGCTCGATTCCTTCTGCTGGCCGAGGATCTGCGAGATCTCCTGCATCCGGGCCGAGACTTCGCTGATCTGCGAGCTGATCGAGTGCATCTGCTCGTTGGCGCCCGAGATCGTCTCCTGTCCGCGCGTCACCGCCTCGCAGGAGCTGGAGATCGCCATCTGCGTCGTGGTCATGCCCGAGCGCAGCGCCGCGATGCGCTGGGTGATGTCTTCCGTCGCCTTCGCCGCCTGGGTGGCAAGGCTCTTCACCTCGTTGGCGACGACGGCAAAGCCGCGTCCCGCCTCGCCGGCGCGGGCTGCCTCGATGGTGGCGTTGAGCGCCAGCAGGTTGGTCTGGCTGGCGATGCTCTCGATCACCGACAGGAACTCGCCGATCTGCTCGGACGCCCTCTGCAGGTCGGCAAGGTTGGACGAGCTTTCCTGCGCGGTCGCGGCGATCTCGGCCATGCAGCGCGACACGTCGTCCATCGCCCGCAACCCGTGCGCCACCGCCTCGTTGGTCGCGTCGGCCTGGCGTGCGGCGCTGTCGCTGTTGCTGGCGATCTGCTCCACCGAGGTGACCAGCTCCGTCGCGGCGGCGGAGATCGCCTGGCCGCTCTCGCGCGCCTTGCGGGTGTTGCGCGAGAAGGTGGCCATGCCGATGGCCACGTCGTTGATGTCGGACACCGTTCCGGCCAGGCTGCGCAGCGAGGCCAGCTCGTTGTCCATCTTGTTTTCCTGCGCCTGCTGGCGCAGCACGCCGTTCTCGTAGGCGTCGTAGGAGACGATCATGTCGAGGAAGGTGCGGCTGACCAGCACCTGCAGC belongs to Stappia indica and includes:
- a CDS encoding FadR/GntR family transcriptional regulator, which codes for MQKDQTSLPAASQPMRGNLKSAVAETLALRILDGTYQPGTTLPTEAELLGSLGVSRTCLREALQILVGKGLITSRPKHGTSVRPEVNWNFLDDQMLTWRQKVVPQGQLLAELVAIREMVEPEAAALAAQNADAQTIAALREALDAMGIADGNRTPATQDADVRFHRLLLAAGGNALLSGLGACIENALRASIRISSDPGVSDPIALGQHAKVLDAVEAREPERAREEMRKLMAMTRALLTRVKALD
- a CDS encoding L,D-transpeptidase; the encoded protein is MDADTKDIRQIADRIADRSGEPLRLSRRALIIGAPLVLAACQSSGIATTGAAVAPAVAKGPPLPGEDFDYAKAYAAVTDYDFKVPALAYKKFDRKYWRQVVDYDSRHPAGTIVVDPYGKFLYWTLPGGKALRYGIGVGKAGFAWSGDAKVRVKRVWPLWRPPREMIARNPHLEKYWKDGYPRGPQNPLGARALDLWQGSVDTLYRIHGTKEPGSIGRSVSSGCIRMWNQDIMDLFERVPTHTKVVVLGKPSASS
- a CDS encoding GntR family transcriptional regulator; this encodes MDASSNTQRPTLRTAQILREALEYDIATGVFAPGTRLDEVSLAKRFNVSRTPIREALIELSASGLVEIRPRRGAFVQEIGVSRLIEMFEVMAELEAMCARLACRRMTTGEHADLLAAHDACTAAADAGEPDAYFYANETFHDTIYRGSGNGFLADQARALQNRLKPYRRLQLRVRNRVGNSLSEHQAIVDAIIAGDDRKAEGALRSHILIQGERFNDFVASLARADTAQARRLKG
- the dctP gene encoding TRAP transporter substrate-binding protein DctP, producing MFKSFTRAALGLTTALALAVPAAHAADVVLKASHQWPGGKGDVRDEMVQILAREVAKANVGVEIKVYPGQSLFKANEQWGAMTKGQLDISAFPLDYASGRHPQFSATLMPGLVRNHDRATRLNTSPFMDDIKKIVNDAGVVVIADAWLAGGFASKKQCITSPETMQGQVTRAAGPAFEQMLVGAGASISSMPSSEIYTGLQTGVLDAANTSSGSFVSYRLYEQTTCLTAPGANALWFMYEPILMSKRSWDKMSKEQQDALMAAGKVAQDYFAAEAKGLDDKMIKAFKDAGVEVVEMSPEDYDAWLAIAKETSYKNFSENVPGGEELIAKALAVD
- a CDS encoding TRAP transporter small permease subunit, with the translated sequence MSFYITAVSAVSRFFGLIAMVLTGSAALVVTHMVIVRYFLGGSTVWQTEYVVYALVAATFLGSPYVLLNKGHVNVDLLQLRAAPAGRRILQTLSALAGITFCALLAWSGWVYFHEAWSFGWRTSTVWAIPLWIPLLPLPLGVGLMVLQYIAEIIKIQGGAQ
- a CDS encoding TRAP transporter large permease, with protein sequence MTPMLWGAGVLVGLLALLAVGTPIAFALGLVSILALILADGWGSVSILGETFFGGLASFGLVSIPMFILMGAAVASSPAGKDLYEALDRWLNRVPGGLVLSNLGACSIFAALSGSSPATCAAIGKMGIPEMTKRGYPNEIAAGSIAAGGTLGILIPPSVTMIVYGIATETSIGRLFLAGLVPGFMLTVLFMAWTIYDCRRRGIGLDMLGRRFSFRERIEVLPRVLPFLGIIAAILYVLYGGVATPSEAAGVGALFCLIFVAVIYRLWKLSLYSSLFRDTLKESVMIMMIIGASELFSFALSSLFITQTIAEWISLLDVNKWVLMAIINAFLLFAGFFLPPVAVILMTAPILLPIIIQAGFDPYWFAVILTINMEIGLITPPVGLNLYVINGIAPNITLGEILRGSLPYVGCMVVGIVLLCLMPEIALWLPNLLMGPAL
- a CDS encoding malonyl-CoA decarboxylase; this translates as MSSSSFFNDLLASIAEQGRHFLDLRRDRPPSGRALGDLCEALLSGRGEASGVALARDVLASYVALPPEGRAEFFDELAARFGPDRDKVEEAARSVLEDPLDEARLRRLHAVSEPRRQELIRRLNLAPGGTSALVGMRRELLAGLREHPRWTDVDRDFEHLFSSWFNRGFLVMRRIDWSTPAVILERIIRYEAVHEIRDWDDLRRRIDVPDRRLYAFFHPALVDDPLIFVEVALTKAIPDAIPPILAEQRTGIDGIEANTAVFYSISNCQEGLRGISFGNFLIKQVVEELRRDLPNLKTFVTLSPVPGLRTWLGKALAEEGHPALSVLTPELRELLANGGGEAQLPEEAREPLRALCAHYLAREKRGGRKPLDPVARFHLGNGARLERINWNADPSRNGMRQSFGLMVNYLYDLGDIEKNHEAFEAQGTVAAASSVTRLLKSVPELRTQTPDPVA
- a CDS encoding malonate--CoA ligase; translated protein: MTQENHLFSRIRAAIRNEQAPFIEKPSGEVITYGGLLARSAAYANALVSLGVKPGDRVAVQVEKSADALMLYLGTVRAGAVFLPLNTAYTPAEIDYFVGDAAPALLVCDPARKDALAPIAEKVGARVETLDPEGRGSLRDAADAAATDFDDVARGADDLAAILYTSGTTGRSKGAMLSHENLTSNASVLVDYWHYTSNDVLLHALPIFHTHGLFVATNVTLLAGGSMLFLPKFDLDEILRLMPRATTMMGVPTFYARLLGTDRFTRELAAHMRLFVSGSAPLSAEVHKAFSARTGHAILERYGMTETNMNTSNPYDGDRRPGTVGFPLPGVELRIADPDSGKVLAQGEVGVIEVKGPNVFKGYWQMPEKTASEFREGGFFITGDMGLVDERGYVSIVGRAKDLIISGGFNVYPAEVEAAIDEIEGVAESAVIGVPHADFGEGVVAVVAAHKGVSLDPDAVVAPLAERLARFKQPKKVYVLPELPRNTMGKIQKNVLRDMYKDTFA
- a CDS encoding rhodanese-like domain-containing protein, producing MRLLTALVATGLAVSTLPLHAEEALNLGPDSTSVTIQTEDGPVEITRTMNETQLIGGVLQPMIPVPGVQPAGELEVLAALQDEKARVVDMRTMEWRVKSTIPGSIHIPYTEVSMRLDELGCTGEQGKWDCSGALEVFAFCNGPACGQSPQAIRAMVREGFPAEKIHYYRGGMQDWLVLGLTTVENLF
- a CDS encoding methyl-accepting chemotaxis protein, with the protein product MTTAARKSGSHARSQSLGEEIATFVGADSFGTAQAKAVWQKLKPAMPEILDGFYASIAKHPTLAPKLGAKGEKVERLKNAQTDHWDYIFNHEPDLEFEARAVKIGEAHVRINLEPKWYLASYGRLLVEAIPALASRHRLQPTKLAEALQVLVSRTFLDMIVSYDAYENGVLRQQAQENKMDNELASLRSLAGTVSDINDVAIGMATFSRNTRKARESGQAISAAATELVTSVEQIASNSDSAARQADATNEAVAHGLRAMDDVSRCMAEIAATAQESSSNLADLQRASEQIGEFLSVIESIASQTNLLALNATIEAARAGEAGRGFAVVANEVKSLATQAAKATEDITQRIAALRSGMTTTQMAISSSCEAVTRGQETISGANEQMHSISSQISEVSARMQEISQILGQQKESSQEIAVSITGVADLAAENDRQLVTMSATLQASNDRFSNNAQTWFNATSHRSLCEMAKIDHVLFKKKVVDTIIGRDEWSADAVPDHHGCRLGRWYDAIDNENLRAHPAYTALQAPHQRVHAAAKAALTAHAAGDGDATTARLADLDKASHEVLAALDALSEALDTELSTIERPRQERARAEDAACCTAHKRPGK